One part of the Lycium ferocissimum isolate CSIRO_LF1 chromosome 8, AGI_CSIRO_Lferr_CH_V1, whole genome shotgun sequence genome encodes these proteins:
- the LOC132066351 gene encoding uncharacterized protein LOC132066351 — protein sequence MMSGGYNGHNQPDEPLRRSIREFLDMKPPVFTGASETEDPLLFLDGIQKALDALECSSTRSVELAAYCLQDIAEDWFKSLKAGRPPNSRPLTWKEFTNAFIDRFLPMSLRDALAIQFEGLRQTPQISVNEYNIQFNRLSRHAQYVMNDSMRAKRFIHGLIDPLFKPLASHLTKGDITYSQAVDVAREVETRWRDP from the coding sequence ATGATGTCCGGAGGGTATAATGGACATAACCAACCCGATGAACCACTCCGCAGGTCCATTCGAGAGTTTCTGGATATGAAACCTCCGGTGTTTACGGGGGCTAGTGAGACTGAAGACCCCTTGCTGTTTTTGGATGGTATTCAGAAAGCATTAGATGCGCTTGAATGTTCCAGTACACGATCGGTTGAGTTGGCTGCATATTGTTTGCAGGATATAGCTGAAGACTGGTTTAAATCTCTTAAGGCAGGGCGGCCACCTAACTCACGTCCTTTGACCTGGAAGGAGTTCACTAATGCATTTATTGATCGATTTCTGCCTATGAGCCTAAGGGATGCTCTGGCGATACAGTTTGAGGGATTAAGGCAGACCCCACAAATATCAGTGAACGAATATAATATCCAGTTCAATCGGTTGTCCCGACATGCGCAATACGTGATGAATGACTCTATGCGAGCTAAGAGGTTCATTCACGGTCTAATTGACCCACTGTTCAAACCATTGGCATCACACTTGACAAAGGGAGATATAACTTACTCGCAAGCAGTGGACGTGGCAAGAGAAGTAGAGACTAGATGGAGAGATccataa